A genomic region of Arachis hypogaea cultivar Tifrunner chromosome 5, arahy.Tifrunner.gnm2.J5K5, whole genome shotgun sequence contains the following coding sequences:
- the LOC112803563 gene encoding zinc-finger homeodomain protein 11, translating into MDLTPIDASTTHTQTQTIEHTNSQQTQTPPQPTTNGSLKRHHPLPTTAIAAAPPLSMVISYKECLKNHAATIGGHALDGCGEFMPSSSSNPSEPRSLTCAACGCHRNFHRRDPESLLPHHHHHHPNFLSFYHHSSSPPLPQRGGLSLSTSPSTTSPSPSPSASPISSPSSPPPAPLSHHFPPPPPPPYSSFHHHHMNNNSPSTVVVPNMLLSLGNAACSSGSGFNHHHHHQKDLNSSKKRHRTKFSKEQKEKMLRFSEKLGWRMQRDEDGLIQEFCNQIGVSRGVFKVWMHNNKNTFFRNRNNNNNNDNASAAEKNGSLNGVDNGNHIDNDNDDDHNNNDNGNGNQHSNNTSSSNDDIHRDY; encoded by the coding sequence ATGGACTTGACCCCAATTGATGCAAGCACCACCCACACCCAAACCCAAACCATAGAACACACAAACTCACAACAAACACAAACCCCACCACAACCAACAACGAACGGTTCCCTCAAACGCCACCACCCGCTCCCGACCACCGCTATTGCGGCCGCACCACCACTCTCCATGGTAATTTCCTACAAGGAGTGCCTCAAGAACCATGCAGCCACCATCGGCGGCCACGCCCTCGACGGCTGCGGCGAGTTCAtgccctcctcctcctccaaccCCTCTGAGCCACGCTCCCTCACTTGCGCCGCATGTGGCTGCCACCGCAACTTCCACCGCCGCGACCCAGAATCCCTCCtcccccaccaccaccaccaccacccaaaCTTCCTCAGCTTCTACCACCACTCATCATCGCCGCCTCTCCCCCAGCGTGGTGGACTCAGCCTCAGCACAAGCCCAAGCACaacaagcccaagcccaagcccaTCAGCAAGTCCAATTTCAAGCCCATCATCACCACCACCTGCCCCACTCTCTCACCACTTTCCTCCTCCTCCACCTCCTCCGTACTCCTCCTTCCACCACCATCACATGAATAATAATTCTCCATCTACCGTTGTTGTTCCCAACATGCTCTTATCCCTTGGAAATGCCGCATGCTCTTCCGGTTCTGgattcaaccaccaccaccaccaccagaaaGACTTGAACAGCTCGAAGAAGAGGCATAGGACCAAGTTCAGCAAGGAACAGAAGGAGAAGATGCTGAGATTCTCAGAGAAGCTTGGTTGGAGAATGCAGAGAGATGAAGATGGTTTGATTCAAGAGTTTTGCAACCAAATTGGGGTTTCTAGAGGGGTCTTCAAGGTTTGGATGCACAACAACAAGAACACCTTCTTCAGAAacaggaacaacaacaacaacaacgataATGCTTCTGCTGCAGAAAAGAATGGGAGTCTTAATGGTGTTGATAATGGTAACCATATCGATAACGATAATGATGATGatcataataataatgataatggaaATGGTAATCAACACAGCAACAACACTAGTAGCAGCAACGATGACATTCACAGAGATTATTAA
- the LOC112801615 gene encoding transcription factor TGA7 isoform X1 yields MSFKHRAYVQQLEISRLKLMQLEEEIVKVKKTERIVLFEVEYENWIEEQHKLNEELRNAFQTKAHDEQLNQLIQTLLNHYSNLFKMKSDAAKVDIFYLISGIRRSSAERLFLWIEGSRPLQLLCVI; encoded by the exons ATGTCGTTCAAGCACCGG GCTTATGTTCAACAATTAGAAATAAGCCGTTTGAAGCTCATGCAATTGGAGGAGGAGATTGTTAAAGTGAAAAAAACAG AAAGGATTGTTTTGTTTGAAGTTGAATATGAAAATTGGATTGAAGAGCAACACAAACTGAATGAAGAACTCAGAAATGCATTCCAAACAAAAgcacatgatgaacaactcaatcAACTTATCCAGACTCTGTTGAACCATTACTCAAATCTTTTCAAGATGAAATCAGATGCTGCAAAGGTTGATATATTCTACCTAATCAGTGGTATCCGGAGATCATCCGCGGAGCGCCTTTTCCTTTGGATCGAAGGATCTCGCCCTTTGCAGCTTCTATGTGTAATCTGA
- the LOC112801615 gene encoding transcription factor TGA7 isoform X2: MSFKHRAYVQQLEISRLKLMQLEEEIVKVKKTVEYENWIEEQHKLNEELRNAFQTKAHDEQLNQLIQTLLNHYSNLFKMKSDAAKVDIFYLISGIRRSSAERLFLWIEGSRPLQLLCVI, from the exons ATGTCGTTCAAGCACCGG GCTTATGTTCAACAATTAGAAATAAGCCGTTTGAAGCTCATGCAATTGGAGGAGGAGATTGTTAAAGTGAAAAAAACAG TTGAATATGAAAATTGGATTGAAGAGCAACACAAACTGAATGAAGAACTCAGAAATGCATTCCAAACAAAAgcacatgatgaacaactcaatcAACTTATCCAGACTCTGTTGAACCATTACTCAAATCTTTTCAAGATGAAATCAGATGCTGCAAAGGTTGATATATTCTACCTAATCAGTGGTATCCGGAGATCATCCGCGGAGCGCCTTTTCCTTTGGATCGAAGGATCTCGCCCTTTGCAGCTTCTATGTGTAATCTGA